Proteins from a single region of Hydra vulgaris chromosome 12, alternate assembly HydraT2T_AEP:
- the LOC136088472 gene encoding ADP-ribosylation factor-like protein 15, with product MSGFCLNCQFCFAASRIFCYEFCCCCIHKKKDLKRNLNVLVLGLENCGKSYLLASLCGESTKDLTPTNGFSIKDVSFKNYTMHMKELGGSEKVQKYWSHYMDDTDGIIWVVDGSSSDLNGSKSVLHSVLKYKELHSKPLLVLISKVENLSKEYVAEELDLKDLCANDSFIIETCTSVEYVKDVLQRFAKLITFPEISDNEIN from the coding sequence atgtcaggtttttgtttaaactgcCAGTTTTGCTTCGCTGCTTCTAGAATATTTTGCTATGAATTTTGTTGTTGCTGCATtcataagaaaaaagatttaaaaaggaATTTAAATGTTCTTGTCTTAGGATTAGAAAATTGTGGTAAAAGTTATCTTTTGGCAAGTTTATGCGGAGAATCTACAAAAGATTTAACACCAACTAATGGTTTTTCTATAAAAgatgtatcttttaaaaattacacaaTGCACATGAAAGAATTGGGTGGTtctgaaaaagttcaaaagtatTGGAGTCATTATATGGACGACACAGATGGAATAATTTGGGTAGTTGATGGCAGTTCAAGTGACCTGAATGGTTCAAAATCAGTTTTACATTCAGTATTGAAATACAAAGAGTTGCATAGCAAgcctttattagttttaatttcaaaagtagAAAATCTTTCAAAAGAGTACGTTGCTGAAgaattagatttaaaagatttgtgTGCAAATGATTCTTTTATAATAGAAACATGTACTTCTGTTGAATATGTAAAAGATGTATTGCAAAGGTTTGCCAAACTGATAACATTTCCAGAAATTTCagataatgaaattaattaa